From Argopecten irradians isolate NY chromosome 12, Ai_NY, whole genome shotgun sequence, one genomic window encodes:
- the LOC138336148 gene encoding dnaJ homolog subfamily B member 9-like: MKCENLLYLSALCSIYTVSIILAKQADYYEVLGLKKGASDKQIKRAFRKLALKFHPDKNKEKGAEEKFREIAKAYEVLGDPDKKKKYDTYGHTDDQQFGGGGGGFPSQSFDFGDFFKGFDDAFSAHREGHHKHQQGFKFSFGGNGGSFFNFDDLFEDDDDDDDNGSHFFHDFFHDDDDDDFYQDGFDFDDDLFGNLHHHSQYDHASNHRQNIHNQHQKMHRFNHEMNQRNHQRAHNMHHHHPHHNHAQAHASSYTQGGRTCRTVTQRMGNMVTTHTECS; the protein is encoded by the exons ATGAAGTGTGAGAACCTACTATATCTCAGTGCTCTATGCAGTATTTATACTGTCAGTATCATACTTGCCAAGCAAGCAGATTACTATGAAGTGCTGGGCCTGAAGAAAGGAGCTTCTGATAAACAGATCAAAAGAGCATTCAGAAAACTAGCACTAAAGTTCCATCCCGATAAAAACAAGGAGAAGGGAGCAGAGGAGAAGTTTAGAGAAATAGCTAAAG CCTACGAAGTACTGGGAGACCCagataagaagaaaaaatatgacacaTATGGCCACACTGATGACCAGCAGTTTGGAGGAGGTGGTGGCGGATTCCCATCTCAAAGTTTTGACTTCGGTGATTTCTTCAAAGGATTTGACGACGCTTTCAGTGCTCATAGGGAAGGACACCACAAACATCAACAGGGTTTCAAATTCTCTTTTGGTGGCAACGGTGGGAGTTTCTTTAATTTTGACGATTTGTTTGAagacgatgatgatgacgatgataatGGAAGTCACTTTTTCCATGACTTTTtccatgatgatgatgacgatgacttTTATCAGGATGGATTTGATTTTGATGATGACCTATTTGGTAACCTTCACCATCACAGTCAGTATGACCACGCGTCTAATCACCGTCAGAATATCCATAACCAACACCAAAAAATGCATAGATTTAATCATGAAATGAACCAAAGAAATCATCAGAGAGCACATAATATGCACCACCACCATCCCCACCACAACCATGCCCAGGCACACGCTTCCAGCTACACACAAG GTGGCAGAACATGTAGAACAGTGACACAGAGAATGGGAAATATGGTAACTACACATACCGAGTGTTCCTGA